Proteins encoded within one genomic window of Panicum virgatum strain AP13 chromosome 1N, P.virgatum_v5, whole genome shotgun sequence:
- the LOC120655864 gene encoding RING finger protein 10-like: MSISPRERTGGSYYPRAPNPTPSPQHGSQRRRHGRRSPPAIVSPPGAAAAAPGAGGSGASSDPADPAIRKSINAPEKVVGFRISGEENDICTQEGGNISECHSSEQGNLGFPIDSVGSVGAYPERTEMVGSLQPDHLASGSTGPQGNGTQMAARKSQAVNANHLLNFQYDPISRPQPRGPRMYPPRRQRKIKPYNKDLFLQANYKFVVLDTGNYQIESMDPDKMLQWEDVICVRFYSPSEVQCPICLESPLCPQITSCGHIYCFPCILRYLTMGKEDFKGECWKKCPLCFMMVSTKELYTIHITQVQNFRAGDIATFTLLSRSRNSLTPSIKSTSSECSSAGEDQCNVFSKFILTSDVELSVREAKSDLINWLHMADSGLVDDMEKLPYVSAALEQLEERMKYWTEYRNYGCSPPSKDSFSPGSSYKSRNSFDVNTSQLNNGQKISPVSDRDMVIGISALSLSPESNKSSDKGAISKMNEKCTTTTTDSNEYESYTFYQVSDGQHLILHPLNMRCLLNHFGGSDMLPPRITGKILELETVTQSEAIRKRYRFLSHFSLTTTFQFCEIDLSDIVPPSSLAPFLDEIKKREKQRKRAAKKEESERVKAEVAAAVQASAMRFEFTNFSQSHNDVMFSLDDFEALGNNAGSSTSPPAGERKLFSDVTRLGFASAQDSPPLRIEIGDASGKNDSARDQGPSAAPALSFASIISSSRAATVTDNNSEMQKANGAGKKGKKPTRVLLSTGGGRRY, encoded by the exons ATGTCCATCTCCCCACGCGAACGCACCGGAGGATCCTATTACCCGCGCGCGCCCAACCCTACCCCTAGCCCGCAGCATGGCAGCCAACGACGCCGTCacggccgccgctcccctccgGCAATTGTctcgccgcccggcgccgcggcagcggcgcccggAGCCGGAGGCAGTGGCGCGAGCTCCG ACCCAGCTGACCCAGCTATTAGAAAATCTATCAATGCTCCCGAAAAG GTAGTTGGATTTAGAATCTCTGGGGAAGAGAATGATATATGTACTCAAGAGGGTGGCAATATTTCAGAATGCCACTCGTCTGAACAGGGGAATTTGGGTTTCCCTATAGACAGTGTTGGCTCTGTTGGGGCATATCCTGAGAGAACCGAAATGGTGGGATCTCTTCAGCCTGACCATTTGGCTTCAGGTTCTACTGGACCTCAGGGTAATGGGACTCAGATGGCTGCTAGGAAGAGTCAAGCCGTGAATGCTAATCATCTACTGAACTTTCAGTATGATCCTATTTCTCGGCCGCAGCCCAGAGGCCCTAGAATGTATCCTCCCAGAAGACAAAGGAAGATCAAACCATACAACAAAGACCTGTTCCTCCAAGCAAACTATAAATTTGTTGTGTTGGATACCGGGAATTACCAGATTGAATCAATGGATCCTGATAAGATGCTTCAGTGGGAAGATGTTATCTGTGTAAGATTCTATAGCCCTTCTGAGGTACAATGCCCTATTTGCTTGGAGAGCCCATTGTGCCCACAGATCACATCATGTGGACATATATACTGCTTTCCGTGCATTTTACGTTATCTAACAATGGGCAAAGAGGATTTCAAAGGTGAATGCTGGAAGAAGTGTCCTCTGTGTTTCATGATGGTGTCAACAAAGGAGTTGTATACCATACATATTACTCAAGTTCAGAATTTCCGTGCTGGTGACATTGCTACATTTACACTTCTGAGCCGGTCAAGAAATTCTCTCACACCGTCTATTAAAAGCACCTCCAGTGAATGTTCTTCAGCAGGTGAAGATCAATGTAATGTTTTCTCAAAGTTTATTTTGACATCTGATGTGGAGTTATCTGTTCGAGAGGCAAAATCAGATCTTATTAATTGGTTGCATATGGCTGACTCGGGCCTTGTTGATGACATGGAGAAACTTCCATATGTTTCTGCTGCTTTGGAACAACTGGAAGAAAGGATGAAATATTGGACTGAGTACAGAAATTATGGTTGTAGCCCTCCATCGAAAGATAGCTTCTCTCCTGGATCTAGTTACAAGTCTAGAAACTCCTTTGATGTGAATACTTCTCAACTGAACAATGGGCAAAAGATTTCCCCTGTTTCAGATAGAGATATGGTCATTGGTATTTCAGCACTCTCTCTGTCTCCTGAGTCAAATAAAAGCTCTGATAAAGGAGCAATATCCAAGATGAATGAGAAATGTACCACTACCACCACTGATTCAAATGAATATGAATCATACACATTTTACCAG GTGTCGGATGGCCAACACCTAATTCTTCATCCACTAAACATGAGATGTCTTCTAAACCATTTTGGAGGTTCTGATATGCTCCCACCTAG AATAACTGGAAAAATTTTGGAGCTGGAAACTGTAACACAATCTGAGGCTATAAGGAAGCGCTATCGGTTTTTGAGCCACTTCTCATTAACAACCACATTCCAG TTCTGTGAAATCGACCTGAGTGATATAGTACCTCCAAGCTCATTAGCTCCATTCTTGGATGAAATCAAGAAGCGTGAGAAGCAAAGAAAACGAGCTGCCAAGAAG GAAGAAAGTGAGAGAGTGAAAGCTGAAGTTGCTGCCGCTGTGCAGGCATCAGCTATGCGGTTTGAGTTTACAAATTTCTCACAAAGTCACAATGATGTCATGTTCTCTCTAGATGACTTCGAAG CTCTAGGTAACAATGCTGGGTCATCCACGAGTCCGCCAGCCGGTGAAAGAAAGCTTTTCTCTGATGTAACACGCCTGGGTTTTGCATCAGCCCAAGACTCGCCTCCCCTGAGAATTGAAATTGGGGATGCAAGTGGTAAAAATGATAGTGCTAGAGACCAAG GGCCATCAGCAGCACCTGCATTATCATTTGCCAGCATCATATCTTCCAGTAGAGCTGCCACTGTGACCGACAACAACTCGGAGATGCAGAAAGCGAATGGCGCTGGGAAGAAGGGCAAGAAACCAACTAGAGTGCTCTTGTCAACTGGTGGTGGCCGTCGATACTGA